In Lytechinus variegatus isolate NC3 chromosome 6, Lvar_3.0, whole genome shotgun sequence, the DNA window AACCCCTGCAAGATTCCAACCATTCTTTCACCAATCATGTTTGTGGGTGAAAATCTTGCAGTGTCTCAGTGGGGGGTTTGAAACAAATAGAAGACAATAAAGGAAATCCTCAGGAGAAGACTAGTCACTGTGTTTTAAAAATGGAATCATCTGTATGTGTGTTTTTGAAGTGCTAGTAGTATTAaagtaaatgataaataaatgaaaactgtttacaattacaaaaatatccTATTTCCGACAATAAGTACATGTCCTTATGCAAGCAGTGAGTTGAGATACTTGTAAAAGATCTAAACTCAGACTTGAACACCATTCATGTTTCATTGTAGAAAATCACACAATGCAGCACATATTCCCTTCTACCACCACACCATGTCAATAATACAAGCCATCCTTATTATTGAGTGACAGAAGGGTACAACTCCATAAAAGGCAAAATCTGGAACATACTATCCTCAGCAGGAGAAGCCGCATGCAAAGCCATGTAATCAACACGCACACCAAAACGTGGGATGCAGTAGGACTTAAAGCACACTCATACAATAATGAACAAAGCGTCTCTCTCGCTCTCCCATGAACAAGGAACCACATGCAAAACCACATTTCCAAAACCATAGCTCAATTTGGGAAGCAAAACGGCATTAAAGGTACTTGGAATGGTCTTATTGAAGAATCAAAGGATATAGGAATTCTATGACCATTAGACCGTTCATTTCTAgatttataacaataatacaCCGCAAGTGGGTACACAGTAACAAATACAATTCCCAATATCTTTTACATAATAAAAAggggaataaaaacaaatcatacaaaatggCGAGGATTAAATAATGAGTGTATAATATAAATGAGTGATCTGCGtcatgaaatgatttaaatgCATGCGACAATAACAGCTACATTTACGTGCTTGATATGTTTGAGACAATACAGTATAAATACGGAATATATTATTAATGCAATTTAGCAGTTGATAAGTAATGTAGAGCTAAACTACTGCGTGCCATATTATTTGTTTGAGCTATGCAAGCACCTTGAAATATATTCAATTGTTGTGGAAATGGCTGATTTATTTAACAAAGcaaaatctaaaaataaatgaaaacgcaaagaatttatatttttatctctTTGGATTTAGTTTGCCACCACCGAATGAGAAACAGGGATGGAGAAAACAATGGTCAAAAGCTTTAGACATGCCGTGATTAAACTAAAGAGGGCACTCTATCAATTAGGCAAGTTGCCCAGAGAGGGTATAACTATcacacaaatatcaaaataaggtAAAGTTCTTAagaaaaattctaaaaaatatCTTAAAGTGGACTACAGTCGAAAGTTAAATAAAGGGATTAGACGAGTACCCTATTTAGGaaaacttttctttttaatgaagcACACAACATGCTTCTCCCATAGgacataaataattaaaatgtcTATGTTGTGTTTTCTGTTTTAGGAAAATTTTCTTGCATCAGTATTATGGCACAAAAGGcaagaaatgcattgaattttTATTAAGGCACCAGAGACCCgtgacacaaagcttagcattcaTCGTAGAACATGTTTTCacaattgattccattgactacaatgtacaatcaatcgtgaaaatcaagcatacgattaattgcttgcctttgtgttacggaccctTTGTTATACCTAATTCAATTGGATGTCAGTATTTACAAACTAAAATATCATCTGAtttgtctctatttttcttcaaatgaataaaacacaCTCCAAGCCTCCTCTCCCAAGAGTGGAATTGAATACGTTTTCATGCATAGactaaaaatttgaaaaaatcaaacaaaatcctTGTCTCTATCCCATGTATGTGTATACCCTGTGAGTGGTAATATGAATCAACGACTCTAAAGACCCAAAATAAATTCCTTAAAGATTCAAGGAGACATATACcaatttattttactttcacTTATTATATAATCTATTTTGCGATTGATATACTTTGTGAGTGGTAATATAGTCCACATGATTCAGACCCGAAATGAATTCCTTAAAGATTAAAAGATAAATATACCAATTTCTTTTACTTTCACTTATTATATAATCTATTTTGCGATTAATAATGTAATTGGTGGGCGGTAATTGATTGGTGATagttactttgcatgcagacaGCAAGTGGGAGTGTAATAGTTAAAAGGCCGTAAgtacataaaaaaacaaggcCTAGCACATCACTACCAGTTTTCTTGCACCGACATTGTAAAGCAATTGAACTGCTgtacatttcatcaaaaatgtCCTCAAAATTTTTAAGATTGACAATGATCAGAAACTGGGATGGTAACATAAGATGAAGATGgatattattaaatatttttggacTACTTTAATGTCAATATAGCCGCAAACTAGTTCCTGAGCTTGATTCTTAGAAATTGAAGTTTTATTATAGAAGCCTTGACAGGAGACTGGCCTAATAACTGGAAGTGATGAACTAGTAAAGTTCTGCttcaaagtttaaaaaaagattggTTTACTGACCACTCAAATTTTTGTTATGATAAGGTTTTTCTCATTAAAACGAGATAGATTCGGGCATAGAAGCATCTTATGAAAGCAAAAACATGTTCATCAGTTTTCTTTCATCACAAATGCATTAAAGACTCGCTAGGTATTGCTAGCCAGATCAACGAATAAAAATTCCCGCATAAATTTGGATGGTTCAGTAAACCGATCTCGTCTCGATGCGGTGTTATATGCATAAAGACATTTCCAGGGTTAGGAAACGGCATTTTCTAATATTTGCGTGAGGTGAGATTGGTGTTAGAATGACGTATACCTGTAGATACGCCGTTGGTTGCTTGACGGGGAGATGTTGCCTGGTTTGAGAAGTTGTAGTTCCCTTTTAGCTTGAACATCTGCTTGAAGTGGGGCTTGCAGAACACATTGCCGTTGAGGGCGGCATATTTCCCAAGACTGAAAGGGGAAGAGGTAAGGTGGGAGGAGTGATggtgagggggtgggggggggagttgGTAGGAGGGTCGGTGGTAGAAGTAAGATGGATACAAGGGGGTTGGTGGTAGGAGAGACAAAGGTCGTAGTAGAGGGTTTTATGGGTGGGGTAAAGTGGTAGTGGGGGTAAAGTGGTAGTGGGGGTAAAGTGGTAGGAGGGGGTAAAGTGGTAGGAGGGGGTAAAGTGGTAGTGGGGGTAAAGTGGTAGTGGGGGTAAAGTGGTAGTGGGGGTAAAGTGGTAGTGCGGGAAATGTGGGTGGTAGGGGGAATGTGGTAGGAGGGGGAATGTTGGTAGGAGGGGTAAAGTGGTAGGAGGGGATGATGGTAGAATGGGGTTGatggcaggggggggggtggtggtagAAGATGGATACAAGGGTGTTGGTGGTAGTAGAGGGTTGGAGGTAGGAGAGGGTTTATGGGTGGGGTAGTGGTAGGAGGGGTTGGTGGTGGGGGGTTAAGGTGGTAGGAGAAAGGTGTGGGAAGGGTCGGTGGTAGAGGTAAGATGAAAGGGGGGAGGTGGTAGGAGCGGGTTGGTAGTGGGGGTTAAGGTGGTAGGAGAAAGGTATAAGACGAGTTGGTGGTAGAAGTAAGatgaaagagggggggggggaggagggagaAGTTGGTAGAAGGGGGTAGGAGGGGATCGAATGTAGGGGATGGTAGGAGAGGCAAGGCGGGAGGAGGGCGTAAGGAGTTGGGAGGGAATAAGCGATGGGGGAGTAGTAGGATAAGAAACATTGTAGGGAGGTTAGAGGCCAAATGGGAAAGATAGGGTGTGGATGGGGAAGTATGGTAGAAAGGTGATAGAATGTGTCGGAGCACAAATGGTGGAAGGAGGGAAgtggtgggagggggggggggggtaggagtAGGAGACAGTAAGACagaagaaatatgaagaaatTTGATTGGAAAGGGAAACAGGAGAATCAGCAAAGGAatgagggggagagagagagagagaggcagagGATATTGAGAGAAGAGATGGGAAAGCAGCAATAGGTACAGATGAGACacaagaaatataaaatcaGAAAAGTAAAGAACAAATATGATgagtgagagagacagagaggatTAAACATTGAAATTAATGGAAATAGGGAGTGATAGAGGCAACagatgaagagagaaagagCAAGAGAAGATGGAAAAGATGAAGATCAAAAGGAAACATGGAGAAGAAAGAAGTACATGGGAAAAACCAAACATGAAAGGCCATAAGAAAAACACAGGCAAAGAAGAtagacaaaagaaaaatatgaagacagatAATGACATtgataaagaaaggaagaaagggtaGAACAGAAATGAAGAGCAATGGACaaaaacagagagggagagaaagagagacaggatGTAGAAAAGGTGTTATCAGAAGagaaaaagttaaaaaaataaaaattaggtGAAGAGGAATAACTCACAAAGATAGAAAAGGATCAGGTAGAATAAAGaaggatggatagatagatggagcAAAGAGgcaaacagaagaaaagaggATGGAAGATAAAGGTTGGTAGATATTAAGTGGTAAGGAATATGTAGAGAAggagaaatgaagaaaagggagggggttGGATGGGGAatggaaaaacaagaaaaaatacattaaatatcaaatgCAATTAATGACAGATAGTGACATTAATTTCATATATTCTGTTCAATGTGAatcaattttgatatatttatttctatttttgtttatgtttatttgtaatatttggTAAACCTAGGCTTCTGAACACAATTAAAGAAGcaccaatcccccccccccccattaactGAGTTTGATTTTACTCTATTATCGAATATGAAAAACAAGTCCAGTAAAATGTAACTAATTCATTATGTTCATTAAATATGTAAACAAGGAAAATCATCCTTCTGAATTATATTTATGAGAAACTTTCATTATTATCCAATTAATAAAATCCCCCTTTTGAGTCTTGTTCTACAATTCTTTTGTAGCCctttattctctttctctcaGAACATTCCATCTTCTTTTCTCTAATTTGTTCGAAACTGAATTTTTGGTAAACCCACCACTCTCAGATCTTCTACTACCATTATTTAACCCAGTTTTCAGCAGGTCAAGCTAATCTTCTTTTgttcatcaaattggcaacaatcattaactttctcttcattttcatacttcgaaaaaataaaatatggataacccgagccaaaaatgaatgaataatgtaACACTGCAATGGAACGTTgccaatttgcatttttaaatagtgatttattattttcattttattgccaatttggagTGGGTAAGTAACACATTATTACTCTTTCACACATGACTGTTCCAAATTTAGTCCACGTGTGAGGGTGATATGCCAGCCTATGCGTCAAACCCGGTGAGCTTCGTTGGAGCGTGAAACATGCTTCACGCTCCCCAATGATTACCACACATGGGGGTCACTTATCAGTACAGCTGGCTGGGTAATCTCATTTGACCCTCTTACACCAATCAAATTGAGTATAGGATcatggccccgtcttacaaagagtcacggttgatccaatcaatctcaaatgtatggaaatccatccataccatagttctttctacatgaaatttgcacaatcccccttagtaaacaaagagaatcacgctgaatcttcaagagaatgatgaatgtatgaatatacatcatgtctagaaaatatttgaacaaattgcGTTTTAGATGCTGACGTTGCacgccgtccatagttgcgattgatcatatcaatcgcaactctttgtaagatggggtccTGGTAGGTATAACCTCATCTAAGAATTTTCTTTGTAGCTAGCATGTTCATCACATGGGGAgggtttttctttctttaacgTCGGGTCAGGAGAAAAGTGTTATACCTTTGCAGATGTGTAAAGGTCCGTGAACTGAACATAAGGCGTTAAATTTTATTTTCGTATGACCAATCCTATTGAAACCTGTCGTCTTTCATTCTTTGGAGGAAAACTGTGCTGGCAGACTCCAATTTTCATATActttcctaatttttttttggtaataataaataaacttCATATGAACTGGCACATGGTGAAGTTAATAGCCATATTGTATATTTGGAGACTCTTGTGCCTGAATAAGCCAATCTCCATAAAAAGACCAGTCGCTCCTATTCTTGCCTGTTAGCACCTTACACAAGAAATTTATAATATACACCTAAAACTTCTATGAGTGGTACATTTGGAAAGCtggctcagctacagccagggtGTAATATGATATTAAGTACACTTAGAATAGCAGTGGATAGCACctatataaattaaaaatcaacACCCTAACTGAGTAGTACATTGACTGAGCATGGTAGCCTTTAACACCTTACATATGAAATTGACTATAAACACCAAACACCTACCTGAGGCACGCCTTACACTCTGCACATCTGAAACAGGTCTTATGGTAGATAACATTGTCGGCTGTGATCTTTTCCATGGGGTACACACGTCGATTGCACACAATGCACATTTCAGAGGTAACGGTCTGTAGAGGGCAGCagacagaaaaaacaaaatatgtttggtTAAAGATCAAGTTGTACTTGCAGCAAATGGAAATAATACAATCATTGTGAACTATCAAAATATCTCGATGATATTTAGAGATAATAGATcattaaaaaggtaaaaatcttTAAGAGCTTGTCTAATTTTGTAACACAAACTGTCTCTTCTTTCAAAGCGGGGAAGTGAGAGTTCGGAATTCCCTGTTCAAAGATAGCTACATaacaatataattttcataaataggACAAAGGTAGACATTCCGAGGATTCAAGAGGTTGCAGTTGGACATACGTACGCGCTGCACGCCAGCCAGCTGCTCTGTGACACTGTTATACGACGCTTTCACGGATGCCATGTTCTGAATGCCCAAACTTTGACGATTCCATGTTCGTGTGTGCTTTGGTCGCTGTTTGAAGACACTGGCAGGTTGGATCCGCCTCCTCCCTAAAAGCGACGTCAGCAGACGTTCGGGTCAGCGCAGAAGTGGCCAAAAGCAGCATAACGTATGTGTACTGTGAATGTGTGCAAGTGCTGCGCGACTGGCTGATGATCGACAGCTGCTAGCAAGTTACATCCACGATCTATGTAATGTAGATGGCGGCGAGTACAGCACGCAACAAAACTGTCCAATAGCGCCCTCTCTAATCCCGGGAATGTATACCTTTAATAGAAggacagaaagaaaaatatatattgttaaaCTGTTAGTAGTTGAAATGGGACGTTTCCAAAGAGGACAGGGCTACATTGCCCAGTGCACACTATGTGATCCAATGTgacgcaattttttttttttttttagtaaatcgCATTTTGTATTGAATGTGCAAGATCAAAGAAGTAAAATTGTTTCacttgtaagatggggccctgctGCAGTTATtacttgtttttgttgttgtatggTTTTAGCTATTTctgaaaaaattacattttttatgtgTAAGAATTATCACTTTCCCCGTTAAAAGTTGTCATACTCAACGATGTTTGTTTAGTGGGGTCATGATCTGCTTGAGGATTAAGACGTTTTATAGaatcaaattaatttcacacttcgttgtatttttttaaggtgaaacaataattgaaatgaaatgaggaaCTGTTGCCCCAAAATATTTTCTGAGATGATCTGGTCTCTTAGTAATTTGAGATTAATAACACTTAATAGCACATCcttaaaaatctgattttttaaaaaacctcttattcaacatttattttattgacaTAATCATTTGCTGAACATAAGGTTGTAGAACATCACAGATCTGACAGTGCATATTCTCTCGTTACTTTggtgaaatatcaaatatcttGTTTGTTGATAATTTAATCCTTTGAAAACCAGAGATTATTTTGCAAGTGCGAATACCTCTTTGTATCCATGAAGTATCTCAACCCACATTCTTGTCTCATATTCCATAGTAACTTTCATCCCGTTCCCTTGTATCTGCAAAAATCTTCTTTActtaaaatgaatgataattcaCTTCTTCGAAACCAAGATTATTTCAAGTATGAACGCATCTTTGTATCCATGAAGTACTTTCTCCTGGTATCACAGCCCACGTTCACGTCTCATATTCCATCCGACTGTCATCACACTTGAAACGTGATACACAGAAGTGGGTCAAAAAACATTTACAAGTGAGGCCGGGACTATTATATAGGCTACGTTTCAAGCTGGTTTCAGGTTTTTTAAAATCCTATAACttatggggcgttgcaagaaacttgcgatcaattgcaaatctatTTTCGTTCTTGAAATCAAGAATATGCTGTGCAATTAATTGGtcatttgtgattgattgctaatctgctccatgaaacaaggagtgtaatctgattagCTTAAGTCTAAAGTGATCAATCaactgtaaaattgcaacagaatttttgcgattgattgcaaatattttcttgcaacacccccttagtctgcagacacagacccAAATTGAAACTTTCAATAAGTGagtcttcacacaagactagcccAAATACACAAGTCACTGACGGGGACTGTAGGCTACATATCCAGACCACTTTCCTCGAGTGAACGATTTGCAAAGCAAATTAGGGTGAACTTgccctttaaaaaatcataccaCTGTGGATAACCATATAACCTTCTGGTGATGATGAAGTCATCAATGTTTTAATGACCAGTCAACGAGGTGTCATTCCCTTAGCGCATCAGGAAATG includes these proteins:
- the LOC121417316 gene encoding LIM domain-containing protein WLIM2b-like isoform X1; this translates as MTTMQPIIRENEGYRSGLTRSKSNRLDSSKFSKFESSPNSSTSSESSSGSKRHTFTGTGRLNMSRFSQFEKGSDSSDGGSQPIKRNAGTRSRSLKFGSGGSTVTSEMCIVCNRRVYPMEKITADNVIYHKTCFRCAECKACLSLGKYAALNGNVFCKPHFKQMFKLKGNYNFSNQATSPRQATNGVSTGIRHSNTNLTSRKY